The following coding sequences lie in one Vigna radiata var. radiata cultivar VC1973A unplaced genomic scaffold, Vradiata_ver6 scaffold_91, whole genome shotgun sequence genomic window:
- the LOC106753069 gene encoding uncharacterized protein LOC106753069 — MVDVNEVNEKGSSEDEIELTDEEEDPEEDIIEPGREEEVEFTKEEEEFVVQPQKMKHPPKVEDLGCLTISCVLNGCDVVEAMIDSRASINMLPKHFLTKFRELVLKPSSVIVTIADGSMAKPIGKVEDVIVRVEKL; from the coding sequence ATGGTGGATGTTAATGAAGTCAATGAGAAAGGAAGCAGTGAAGATGAAATTGAActcactgatgaagaagaggatcctgAAGAAGACATTATTGAGCCAGGAAGGGAAGAGGAAGTTGAATTCactaaagaagaagaggagtttGTTGTTCAACCTCAAAAGATGAAGCATCCGCCTAAGGTAGAAGATCTAGGATGTTTAACAATTTCATGTGTTCTGAATGGGTGTGATGTAGTGGAAGCCATGATAGATTCTCGAGCTAGCATTAATATGTTACCCAAGCATTTCTTAACAAAGTTCAGAGAATTAGTGCTGAAACCATCTAGTGTTATTGTGACGATAGCAGATGGATCCATGGCAAAACCAATCGGTAAGGTGGAGGATGTTATTGTGCGAGTGGAGAAGCTTTAG
- the LOC106753068 gene encoding uncharacterized protein LOC106753068 encodes MENQGEVQEGMKADIQQLKGQMSQILEALNALQSPGDSQAPRQQPRALEAQTFPPYGLPSNYTPLSGEDLGQVDNQKVEDNAVEVEDKLGTDTALINGETTHLGVANVIMIKPPKMESSPYGVTPTDFEKLEMLEKKFRAIEGKDVFEFGDARKLCLVPDVVIPPKFKFPEFEKYRGNTCPRSHITMYCRKMAAYAHDEKLLIHFFQESLTGVALNWYMHLETTHVYSWKDLVDAFLTQYEYIKDLTPDRVQLQNMAKKESESFREYAQRWREIAAQVEPPLNDKEMTTTFMNTLQPPFYEHTLSSVSSSFADIVVIGERVEGGIRNGKIALVPNMVASLNEYGPRREKNREPKTNSHFTAYSQTSHSYGSNRAMEQRKYNRNEKVVNFTXIPXTYTEXLPDLXXNNLIKVCPTRSVRPPYPKNYDINVRCDYHEGARGHLTEACKALRHKVQSLIDSGCLKFEESQSSTVTRREFASANAMDK; translated from the coding sequence atggagaaccaaggagaagttcaagaggGGATGAAAGCCGATATCCAACAACTGAAGGGACAAATGAGCCAAATCCTAGAGGCTCTGAATGCATTACAAAGCCCTGGAGACTCGCAGGCACCGCGACAGCAACCAAGAGCATTAGAGGCACAAACTTTCCCTCCTTATGGTCTTCCTTCGAATTACACTCCACTCTCGGGAGAGGACTTGGGACAGGTTGACAACCAAAAGGTCGAAGATAACGCagttgaagtagaagacaaGCTTGGGACAGACACTGCCCTAATTAATGGGGAGACAACCCACTTAGGTGTGGCAAACGTGATAATGATAAAACCACCTAAGATGGAGTCTTCACCTTATGGTGTTACAccaacagattttgaaaaactgGAAATGCTTGAGAAAAAGTTTAGAGCCATAGAGGGCAAAGATGTGTTTGAATTTGGAGATGCTAGAAAGCTATGCTTAGTTCCGGATGTGGTGATACCTCCAAAGTTCAAGTTTCCAGAGTTTGAGAAATATCGGGGAAATACCTGCCCAAGGAGCCACATAACCATGTACTGCAGAAAAATGGCAGCCTATGCTCATGATGAAAAATTGTTGATTCACTTCTTCCAGGAAAGCTTAACTGGTGTGGCTCTAAATTGGTACATGCATTTAGAAACAACTCACGTCTACTCATGGAAAGATCTAGTTGATGCATTCCTAACACAGTATGAGTATATTAAAGATCTAACGCCTGATAGAGTACAACTGCAGAACATGGCGAAGAAAGAGTCTGAATCATTCAGAGAATATGCCCAAAGGTGGAGGGAAATTGCTGCTCAAGTAGAACCTCCTCTGAATGACAAGGAGATGACTACCACATTTATGAATACTCTACAACCACCATTTTATGAGCACACATTAAGCAGTGTATCCTCAAGTTTTGCTGATATAGTGGTAATTGGAGAAAGAGTCGAGGGTGGCATAAGAAACGGAAAAATTGCACTAGTCCCAAACATGGTAGCGAGTTTGAATGAGTATGGTCCTAGGCGCGAGAAAAATAGAGAACCAAAGACTAATTCGCATTTTACTGCCTATTCCCAGACATCACATTCTTATGGGTCCAATCGAGCCATGGAGCAGAGAAAGTACAATCGTAATGAGAAGGTNGTTAATTTCACTCNTATCCCCATNACCTATACAGAGNTGCTGCCAGATCTGNTGNNCAACAACCTCATAAAAGTTTGTCCTACCAGGTCGGTACGACCTCCTTACCCAAAGAACTATGACATAAATGTCAGGTGTGATTATCATGAAGGAGCACGTGGGCATTTAACAGAGGCATGCAAGGCTTTAAGGCATAAGGTGCAATCTTTGATCGATTCAGGATGTTTAAAGTTTGAAGAGAGTCAATCCAGTACTGTGACAAGGCGAGAGTTTGCCTCTGCAAATGCCATGGACAAATGA